From Rhodoferax sp. AJA081-3, the proteins below share one genomic window:
- a CDS encoding quinone oxidoreductase, whose product MSPTQSRAIQIDQHGGPEQLKLVQVTVGEPGPGEIRIRHKAVGLNFIDVYQRSGLYPMSMPLQLGMEAAGVVEAVGEGVTHLQVGDRAAYASQPPGAYCDLRVMPAKCVCKLPDGISFDTGAAMMLKGLTAQYLLKKTLPQGGLNPGDFVLFHAAAGGVGLIACQWAKAMGLRLIGTAGSKEKCALALANGAEYAINYAAEDFAARVKEITGGKGVKVVYDSVGKDTWDKSLDCLAPFGLMASFGNASGPVAPMAPGILGPKGSIYLTRQTLFTHIATRESTQAMADDLFAVVESGQVKIHIAQRFALEDVQLAHRALEARQTTGCTLLTL is encoded by the coding sequence GTGAGCCCAACCCAGTCCCGCGCCATTCAGATCGACCAACATGGAGGCCCCGAACAGCTCAAGCTGGTGCAGGTTACGGTGGGGGAACCCGGCCCGGGCGAAATCCGCATCCGCCACAAGGCCGTGGGCCTGAATTTCATCGACGTCTACCAGCGCAGCGGCCTGTACCCCATGTCCATGCCCTTGCAACTGGGCATGGAAGCCGCTGGCGTGGTGGAGGCGGTGGGTGAGGGGGTGACCCACTTGCAAGTGGGTGACCGCGCCGCCTATGCCAGCCAGCCACCCGGCGCTTACTGCGACCTGCGCGTCATGCCCGCCAAATGTGTGTGCAAACTGCCTGACGGCATTTCGTTTGACACGGGAGCGGCCATGATGCTCAAGGGCCTGACGGCCCAGTACCTGCTGAAGAAGACCCTGCCCCAAGGCGGGCTGAACCCTGGCGACTTTGTGTTGTTCCATGCCGCTGCCGGTGGTGTGGGCCTGATCGCCTGCCAGTGGGCCAAGGCCATGGGTCTACGGCTGATTGGGACGGCAGGATCTAAGGAAAAATGTGCCCTAGCCCTCGCCAATGGGGCAGAGTATGCTATTAATTATGCAGCAGAAGACTTTGCGGCCCGGGTCAAGGAGATCACCGGAGGCAAGGGCGTCAAGGTGGTCTACGACTCGGTGGGCAAGGACACCTGGGACAAGTCACTGGACTGCCTGGCCCCGTTTGGGCTGATGGCGAGTTTTGGCAATGCCTCCGGCCCGGTGGCACCCATGGCGCCCGGCATCTTGGGGCCCAAGGGCTCGATTTATCTCACGCGCCAGACGCTGTTCACCCACATCGCCACGCGCGAAAGTACCCAGGCCATGGCCGACGACCTGTTTGCGGTGGTTGAGAGCGGTCAGGTCAAGATCCATATCGCCCAGCGTTTTGCGCTGGAAGATGTGCAGCTGGCCCACCGCGCACTGGAAGCGCGCCAGACTACGGGCTGCACCCTATTGACCTTGTGA
- a CDS encoding transposase, producing the protein MIWSVGIDVSKAKLDAALLRVDGKYRSKVFANDVSGFQHLLQWIQTHIPPGEAVQVCMEATGAYHEALALFLFDHGVAVSVVNPLLVKRFIEADGVRNKTDEGDAKCLARFCRLTAPELWEARL; encoded by the coding sequence ATGATCTGGAGCGTAGGAATCGATGTCAGCAAGGCCAAGCTTGATGCTGCCTTGCTCAGGGTGGATGGTAAATACCGCAGCAAAGTGTTTGCCAACGATGTGTCGGGCTTCCAACACCTGCTGCAATGGATACAGACCCATATCCCGCCAGGCGAGGCAGTACAGGTATGCATGGAAGCCACCGGCGCGTACCACGAAGCACTGGCGCTGTTCCTGTTTGACCACGGTGTGGCAGTATCGGTGGTCAACCCGCTCCTGGTCAAACGCTTCATTGAAGCCGATGGGGTGCGAAACAAGACTGACGAGGGGGATGCGAAGTGCCTGGCCCGGTTTTGCCGGCTGACGGCTCCCGAGTTGTGGGAGGCCCGTCTGTAG
- a CDS encoding DMT family transporter: MTHRLTPTAALLLTIPPLLWAGNAVVGRVVSPLISPMTLNLLRWFFAFVLLLPLAGSVLRKDSLLWPQWRRFVGLALLSTSGYNALLYLALNTSAPINVTLVGASTPVWMLLIGRFFFGTPASARQMLGAVLSIGGVVLVLCRGQWELLLGLNLVAGDLYVLLASMGWAYYSWMLAHPTPESAPLRAHWATFLMGQVVFGLGWSLLFAGVEWTVTDARLQWGWPLLAALLFIAAGPAVIAYAAWGGGVARAGPAAAGFFINLTPLFTALLSAAFLGEAPQLFHALAFVLIVAGIVLSSRRN, translated from the coding sequence ATGACCCACCGCCTGACACCCACCGCAGCCCTGCTGCTCACCATACCCCCGCTGCTGTGGGCCGGCAATGCCGTGGTGGGGCGGGTCGTCAGCCCGTTGATATCACCCATGACGCTCAACCTGTTGCGCTGGTTTTTTGCGTTCGTGCTGCTGCTGCCCTTGGCGGGCAGTGTGTTGCGCAAAGACAGCTTGTTGTGGCCGCAGTGGCGCCGTTTCGTTGGGCTGGCACTGCTCAGCACCAGCGGCTACAACGCCCTGCTGTACCTCGCGCTCAATACCTCTGCACCCATCAACGTCACGCTGGTGGGTGCCAGCACACCGGTGTGGATGCTGCTGATTGGGCGCTTCTTCTTCGGCACACCGGCATCGGCACGGCAAATGCTGGGCGCCGTGTTGTCCATTGGCGGCGTGGTGCTGGTGTTGTGCCGCGGCCAGTGGGAGCTGTTGCTGGGCCTGAACCTGGTCGCGGGTGATTTATATGTGTTGCTGGCCAGCATGGGATGGGCCTATTACAGCTGGATGCTGGCCCACCCCACCCCCGAGTCGGCCCCGCTGCGTGCCCACTGGGCAACATTTCTGATGGGCCAGGTGGTGTTTGGCCTGGGTTGGTCCCTGCTGTTCGCTGGTGTGGAATGGACCGTAACCGATGCCCGCCTGCAATGGGGCTGGCCGCTGCTGGCGGCATTGCTGTTCATTGCTGCAGGGCCTGCGGTGATTGCCTACGCGGCCTGGGGCGGCGGTGTGGCCCGTGCGGGCCCGGCTGCAGCGGGCTTTTTCATCAACCTGACGCCTCTGTTTACGGCCCTGTTGTCCGCCGCGTTTCTGGGTGAAGCGCCCCAGCTGTTCCACGCGCTGGCGTTTGTGCTGATCGTGGCGGGCATTGTGCTGTCATCGCGGCGCAATTAA
- a CDS encoding transposase encodes MGGPSVGVRTLQALVLRLDTLQEMLQGESNRLDVAHASVQQSIRDVMLGLEESIQAVREQIRKTIDDDPDLKQRRGLLESIPGLGDKTIPKLLAYIGRPERFKSVKALIAYASLAPLIRQSGTSLNKHKGTHPQGNRALKSALYYPAMVAGKYNPLIAAFWQRLKAQNKPGKVIVEACMHKLLAIAYGVLKSGKPFNPHHLKPMGA; translated from the coding sequence GTGGGAGGCCCGTCTGTAGGCGTACGCACCCTGCAAGCCCTGGTGCTGCGCCTGGATACGCTACAGGAGATGCTCCAGGGTGAGAGCAACCGCCTGGATGTGGCGCATGCCTCGGTCCAGCAGTCCATCCGGGATGTGATGCTTGGATTGGAAGAATCAATCCAGGCGGTGCGAGAGCAGATCCGCAAGACCATCGACGACGACCCGGATCTGAAGCAGCGCCGGGGTCTTCTGGAATCGATCCCCGGCCTGGGAGACAAGACAATTCCTAAGTTGCTGGCCTACATTGGCAGGCCTGAGCGCTTCAAGAGTGTCAAAGCCCTGATTGCCTATGCCAGCTTGGCGCCGCTGATCCGCCAGTCTGGAACATCCTTGAATAAACACAAGGGAACACACCCCCAAGGAAACAGGGCACTCAAGAGTGCGTTGTATTACCCAGCCATGGTGGCGGGCAAGTACAACCCGCTGATAGCGGCGTTCTGGCAGCGCTTGAAGGCGCAGAACAAACCGGGCAAGGTCATCGTGGAGGCATGCATGCACAAGTTGCTGGCAATTGCCTACGGCGTGCTGAAGTCGGGCAAACCCTTCAATCCTCACCATTTGAAGCCGATGGGCGCTTGA